GTCGGGGCACTGATATGGGTGCGGCGAACCAGTTCGGCCCTTGAGACCGGCCCTTCCTGCCAGAGCAAATCCATGATCCGGCGGGCATTGATCTGCCGCAACATCGAGGGAACCACCCGGGATTGGCCGGAATGAACCCCACCAACGAACGGCCCGGCGGCCCTTCCTTCATCCGTGTGGAACCCCACCCTGTTTTTCCCGGGGTTCATTTATTTCGTTACCGAAAAGCGGTAGACAATAGTGTTCTTATAGACTTGTCCGGGTTTCAGGACCGTACTTGGGAATGACGGCTGGTTTGGGGAATCCGGATAATGCTGAGGCTCGAAACAGAGCCCGGTGCGAACCGCATAAATCCGGCCACCCTTGCCAACGGGGTCCTCCAGAAAGTTGCCCGTATAGAACTGAGTAGCCGGTGCAGTGGTAAGGACTTCCATCATCCGGCCAGATGTTGGCTCTGCCACCGTGGCCGCCAGTGCCAGTTTCCCAGCAGGGTGATTCAGGACCCAGTTATGATCATAGCCGCCACCATATTTTAACTGCGGATCAGGACTGTTGATGCGCTCCCCGATTTTCCGCGGCTTGCGAAAATCAAAAGGCGTGCCTTCAACGGGGCATACTGCCCCGGTCGGGATAAGGGCTTCATCCACCGGGGTGAAGGCATCGGCGTTAATGGTGACAACGTGATCCAGTACATCCCCATTGCAGGCCAGATTGAAATAGGAATGGTGAGTAAGGTTCACCACCGTGTCCTGATCGGTTACTGCCGTATAATCCAAAGCGAGGGCATTGTCCTCGGTCAACGTATACACGGCGGTAACGGACAATGTCCCTGGGAAGCCTTCCTCACCATCCGGGCTGACATAGGTGAGGGTCAGTGCCGGGCCACTGGGTGTCAGTGCCGTCGCGGCATCCCAAATTACCTTGTCAAAACCGATGAGGCCGCCATGGAGCGAGTTGATGTCATTGTTGTTGAGCGCCAGGGTATATTGTTTGCCATTCAGGAAAAATTTACCGTGGGCAATCCGGTTCCCGAACCGCCCCACGAGACAACCGAAATAAGGGCTCTTCGCGACATAGTCTTCAAGGTTGTCAAAACCCAGGACGACATCACCCATCACTCCATTCCGGTCCGGAACCTTGAGCGATACAACAATGCCGCCATAATCGAGAATCCGGGCTTCTACACCCGATTTATTGATGAGGGTAAAGACTCGCACCTCACGCCCATCCGCCAATTTGCCAAATACATCTGATTTAATGGTCATTTTCAAAGCCCTTATTTATTTTTCGGTTTCTCCCAGTATGTAAGGAGGGTTTTGCTCTGTCAAAACCAGAATTCATGTGGAGCAAGCCTTGAAGAGCCACGCCTTATCAGGCGCGGCTACGTTTCCGCACAAACGCCAGGATGGGTTGCCGGAAGGTCAATAGCAGAGAAATGAAGGCCACTAGTGCCAAAGCCATGGATTCAGGTTCCGGAACAGGAATACTGGTCGTCCAGTTATCCAGGCCATAGGTGAAGGCAGACCCGTTCGCGGTTAAGTGATCCACGTGTATACCTATTTCCGTCACGCGGGACACATCCCCCATGAAGTCAATCCCGCCATTCAAAGAACTCCAATTGAGTCCGTTAAAATTCACTGAGACCGAAGTCCATGCATTTTCCGGAACTTGAAAGTCAAGAAGCCACGTCTTTCCACTTTGTGATTTAAAATAGAAATTCAGGGCGACGGTCGGATCAGAAACCGGCGAAACCCAAAAGCTGAAAGATACGATATGATTCGAATAATTGCCGGTGTGATTAAGATCATTATTGAAAATGTACCCATATTCGGAACCGAGGTTGCCAACATCAGGAAAAGACAACTGGAAATAACCGCTATCAGATACTCCACCATTGTGCGGGATCGTAGCGATACCATCGGGACTAACACTCTGCCAACCTGAAGCATCGTAGCCAGGAGCGTCGAAACTATCGGTGCCCAGCACCGGTGCGCCTTTTGCTGGCAATACCAAAACTCCCAGCGCAATAAAGGGAAGCAGACACACAACTTTAAGCACTCTTGTTAAGGTTTTGTTCATTGCGCGCCCCTCACATCGATCCGGTAAAACACCGGTCCATCCATTTCGGCATCATCATAGGTTACTTCCCCCGCCGCCGATTGCCCCTCAACATCGGTGCCGATCTTGCTGAACCCCTGCGTTAAATCGGTACTTCTCAAAACACTATATACCCGCCCAGCCTTTGCATTCCAGCGTAATCGCGGACGACTTTGAATGCCCGGCTCAATCGAGAGTCGCAGGCAATCATTGGAGTCGCCCGCCGAGGTCCCAGCTACCCATTCAGAGGCATTGGCCACGCCATCACCGTCAAGGTCACCATCGGGCAACACCGTTTTTCTTGCGACATCGACGGAACTCCCAAATTGGGCCATCCACGCTGCAAAATCCGCACCCGGCCCTGTCAGGGAAAAATCATCAATTTTCACGGTTTGTCCATTCATAGAGCTGTTTCTTCGGACAATCACCCCTATCCATGTGACATTCCGCAAATCCGCCTCAAAGGAATTCCAGTCGGTGGCACCACGCAGCTCCCGTAGAACCGACGGCAGGATTGGAACGGTCACCGTTTGCCAAGCCCCAGTCGCCTGAATTCCCAAACTCAACTGCCACCACCGGGTGGACGTCTCATTACGGAAAGATAACCAGGTCTCCGTGGGATAATCGCAATAGATACGAAAACTCACCGCCGCCACCCCATTGCTGAGGTAATCCCCCGTAAATAAACCGCCAGACGCCCCGGCATCAGCCTTGATTAGATATTTCTCCGGGGGCATGGGCATCGAAGCAATACCGTCCCGATCAATATATGACTTGAACACCACGGCCATCGCTTGATTCGTGACTAAAAATTTCCGCGTATCACTGACCACTCTTTCGTTGACCAGATCATAGGCCACCCACCCGACTGTACTCGTGCCTGCCCAGGTTTCCACAGCAGTTACCAAGGCGGCCTCAGACGCAACACATCCCACACCCAATAGTGCGAATAAACTGATTATCACTTGTTTCATTTTGCCCCCTATTGAAATTATTGCCACCAGTTGCTGTTCGGGGCTGGCGATTCCGCCGCCCAGGTGAATCCCGTCCCACTGTGGTAATAGTAATACCCTACGCCATGCTGTAATCGGACATCAGCCGCCGGTGCAGATGAGTTACCCACCCGGTACCAGCGTCCATCCGGCCTCATATACAGGATGGTTGTTGTCAATCCGCTGCTCACATACAGGCGATCAGCATTGGGCCAGTTGATATCACCATGGGCACCCGCTGCGGCAAAGCCCCACCCAATATCTGTTCCACGGGTCGCGAAGGCCTCTGTCCTTGAACGAGGGAATGGCCAACTGATTATCTTCCACACACCCGGCAGGAAGGTGTTCGTCTCACTGGTCAGACGGACCGGCCCAGCGTACTCGATATTCGTCGACACCCCGCCCACCTGCCGCTTAACCCAGTAACCAACATTGGGACTGATGCGATCAGTCGTTTCTTCGCCAACGCCATCCCGGACCCACTTGTTGGCATGGTTAAGCATATAGTTCTGCCAAACCCCGTCCTGGCGCAAGGCATACAACAGATCGCCGTCCACGTTATCCCCCCGCAGCCCGACCTTGAGTTTATCACCCAGGGTCTTGTTCAACTCGTAGTCGAAACACTCCACCGGCATGCTCAACTCATGCCACCACCCTGTCGTCAGATTTTGCACAAACGCCTCATACATGACGGGGTTCGTCTGGGTGACGCCCGCTTCCTCCCAAACGATCTGGTAAAACCGGGTATTGCTGACTTCCTGCACTACATTGGTATCCGTATAGGTCACCCAGCTCGGCATATTCGACCAGGTCACCATATGGCGCCAATTCTGACCGGAAGGATGGTCGATATTATTGGAGACCGAGATCACATGATACACCGCACCCGAGATCGTATTGAGCTGAAAGGTGATATTGCTGCCGTCGGGAACGGGGTTCGTCAGGACCACGGCATACCCGACCGGCGCCGTAACCTGCAATGCCGCCGCGTTCGTCCGTGCCGTTGTCAGGCCAATCCCTTGGAATGTCGCCGAACTCATCACCGTATTGGTGGTCTTCCCGCTACCCGTACTGGTCAGCGCGACAAAATTGCCTGTCACACTCGCAGTGCCACCCACCTGCAGTCCCCCGATATTGTTCCACGTAAAGGTGCCCGCATTTGTGCTATTGGGGAGTGGGGCCGCTCCATTGTATTGCAACACCGCCGCATCAAAGGTGTCAACCAATTGAATGGAGGCCAGCGGTAAATCGCCTGAATTCGTCACCGTCATCATGAAGATTGCCGGTCCACTCGTGACCGCCGAGCGCCCCACCGGGAACAGCACCGTCTTGCTGAGCGCATAGGACGGCACAATGGCATTCGTCACACTCCCGGTGATGATCGCCGGCGAAGCACCATTTGTCGTCTGCACGGATGAACTGACCAGATTGGTCATGACGCCGGGATAGGTATTGTGCAAGGCCGTGAAGTTGACGGCAATGTTCGTCCCCCCGCCTACGGCCAAGGGACCGACGTTCGACCATACGAGGGTGCCGCTGCCCAGATAGGTCTGGGGTGCGGGCGTTGCACTCAGGTAGGTGATGTAATTTGTTGGAAACTCATCGGCCACTAAAACCGTGCCCATCCCCATGCTGCCCAGGTTCGTCACGGTAATCACATAGCTGATCGTCTCGCCCACATCCGCCGCCCGGCCCAGAGGGCTGATCACCCTCTTGGTAATGGTGGACATCGGAAGCGCCAGAGCATTAGTCCCGCTGACAACGGGCTCGACTCGCTCATCGGCACTCACCCCGCTCAACGTGCTGTTGGAGATAATGAAGGCGACGTTGGTGATGCTCTGCCCGGCATTGAGGATCGACTGCAGGGTGAAAGCAAAGGTTTTCGTTGCACCCGCCAGAATGGCATTGGTAGGCACGATCGCCCCGGCATCGCTCATCAGGGTGATGGTCGCTGAACCGGGTGCCCCGCTGGATGCAAACGTAAACCCATCGGGCAACAGGGTATTGGCCAGCGTGGAGGTATCAAAATACGCGGCATTAAACCTGTCCGTCACCACCACATCATACGCCGTCGCGAGCCCCTCGTTCGTCACCACCAGCGTAACGGTGACCAGCCCGTTCACCGGACCCGACATGGTCTTGAGCATCTTCAAGGACGGCTCCACCGCGTAGGTATACACCTCCAATGATGTCACTGTATTGGTGCCCGGCCCGGAAAACGCCGCCGTCGCCAGGTTGGTAAACACCGTCTGCTGCCCAGCCTTGCCATGATTGAGCGGCACGTCCAACACTCGCGCATCCACTTCGATTCCCAAGGTGTTATTGCCTGAATTGTTGTCGTTCCCGACCACCGTATTCCCTGCAAGGGTAAGCACTGCCGGAACCCCGTCACCGGTACCACCTACGAGACCAGCCGTCCCCAGGGTCATCTGGGCGGGGGTGACCAACCGGTAGGCAACAAATCGCATGCCTGCCGGGATCAGATCAGTGACTACCAGATTGGACACAGTCCCTTCAGGCATCGTGACGCTAATGAGATAAGTGGCGACTTCACCAATCTGGAGATTGGTGGCCGCCGACTCCCACTCATGACTCAAACTGGTTCCGATCAAACTCTTGCTGACAACGATATTCGGGATCGCCGCCGACGCCGAGGCGTTGGCCGTGCTCACCACCCGCTGTTCAGCCGGCGACCCGGCCATCGTATCAGCCTGGAACGACGCCACCAGTGTCACGCTGGTATTCGGCGGCACCGTCTGGGCTGCCTTCATTTGATAGCGGAAGGTAATGCCCTCATGCACTTCAAGACTATTCGTCGGCTCGAAGGAGGTGCTTGTATCCGACACTATCTGCAATCCGCCGTTAATCGCCCTCAGGACATAGCCCGTCGGGGCGAGCCCATTGACGGTGAAACTGGCCACACTGTTGTTGGTGTCGAAATACACGGTATTCACGGCATCGGTGATGTTCAGATCAAACGCAGTCGCCAGGCCTGTGTTTGTCACCACCAGCGTCACCGTCACCACGTCACCCGCATCCATTACATTCGTACTGAAGGCCTTGCTGATGGCAATCACCGGCTCGACATTGGTCGTCATGACCGCCCCATTCGTTATTGCCGGCAGCGCGTTCCCGGCAAAACTTACCACCGACTTGTTGGTGAAGAAGGTCTGTGTTCCCGCCGCCGTCCCGAAGTTAATGTTGGTGTTCAACACCACCGCATCGACTTGTATCGAGAAGGTGTTATCATTAGCATCGTTGTTATTCGTTACCACCGTGTTATTGGTGAATACAAAGGACACCGGCGACCCGCTACTGCCATTGCTCACGATACCCATCGGCGACCCCAATGCGCCACCAAAGCCGGTCGTCACCACACGGTTGGTCACATA
The bacterium genome window above contains:
- a CDS encoding aldose epimerase family protein, which produces MTIKSDVFGKLADGREVRVFTLINKSGVEARILDYGGIVVSLKVPDRNGVMGDVVLGFDNLEDYVAKSPYFGCLVGRFGNRIAHGKFFLNGKQYTLALNNNDINSLHGGLIGFDKVIWDAATALTPSGPALTLTYVSPDGEEGFPGTLSVTAVYTLTEDNALALDYTAVTDQDTVVNLTHHSYFNLACNGDVLDHVVTINADAFTPVDEALIPTGAVCPVEGTPFDFRKPRKIGERINSPDPQLKYGGGYDHNWVLNHPAGKLALAATVAEPTSGRMMEVLTTAPATQFYTGNFLEDPVGKGGRIYAVRTGLCFEPQHYPDSPNQPSFPSTVLKPGQVYKNTIVYRFSVTK